One region of Endozoicomonas sp. Mp262 genomic DNA includes:
- the map gene encoding type I methionyl aminopeptidase, which produces MNVIIKTREDIEKMRIAGRLAAEVLEMIEPYVKPGVSTGELNRICHDYIVNEQKAIPAPLNYGAAPGRAGFPKSICTSINQVVCHGIPNEKKILKNGDILNIDITVIKEGYHGDTSKMFLVGDVQPFNQRLVQVTRECMYKGIQQVKPGARLSDIGQVIARHAHANHFSVVEEYCGHGIGRGFHEDPQVLHYEGYGNRNDCVLQEGMTFTIEPMINAGKKGTKLLGDGWTAVTRDRRPSAQWEHTILVTADGYEILTLRKDEQAP; this is translated from the coding sequence ATGAATGTAATTATCAAAACCCGGGAAGATATCGAAAAAATGCGCATTGCAGGCCGTCTGGCTGCTGAAGTGCTGGAAATGATTGAACCCTATGTCAAGCCCGGCGTTTCAACCGGAGAGCTGAATCGCATCTGTCACGATTACATTGTCAATGAGCAAAAGGCCATCCCGGCGCCTCTCAACTATGGGGCAGCCCCCGGGCGGGCAGGTTTCCCTAAGTCAATCTGCACCTCTATCAACCAGGTGGTTTGCCACGGCATTCCCAATGAAAAGAAAATCCTGAAAAATGGCGATATTCTGAATATCGATATCACCGTGATCAAGGAGGGTTACCATGGCGACACCAGCAAAATGTTTCTGGTGGGTGATGTTCAACCATTCAATCAGCGATTGGTTCAGGTTACCCGGGAGTGCATGTATAAGGGCATTCAACAGGTTAAACCGGGAGCCAGGTTGAGCGACATCGGCCAGGTGATTGCCCGCCATGCCCATGCCAACCACTTCAGTGTGGTTGAAGAGTACTGCGGTCACGGCATTGGCCGGGGCTTCCATGAAGATCCACAGGTGCTCCACTATGAAGGTTACGGCAATCGGAACGACTGCGTTCTCCAGGAAGGCATGACCTTTACCATTGAACCTATGATCAATGCCGGAAAAAAAGGCACCAAGCTACTGGGTGATGGCTGGACGGCAGTCACCAGGGATCGCCGGCCTTCTGCCCAATGGGAGCATACTATTTTGGTGACCGCCGATGGTTATGAAATCCTGACCCTCAGGAAAGACGAACAAGCGCCATAA
- a CDS encoding C48 family peptidase encodes MNDQILNACFTMAQKSHKQLRASQSTPITAAILHSQFFIKIQTIGTSDRCYYDRWLATQGFHIKDLEYLIIPANARKHWFIAVIDIPEDRIEIYNSLPGHSVEKEVDQITNWWLWYSSELYDTDTDVASCPVIYHHKIRQAEGSNDCGVVASLVATCIPHGLPPTKTIQEKGLNQEGLGKVRAVIKRAIQENNIDPLLSILRTAN; translated from the coding sequence ATTAATGACCAGATCCTCAATGCCTGTTTTACGATGGCACAGAAAAGTCACAAACAACTTCGCGCTTCGCAAAGCACCCCAATAACAGCCGCAATTCTTCACTCTCAGTTTTTTATTAAAATACAAACCATAGGAACATCAGATAGATGCTATTATGATCGCTGGCTTGCAACACAAGGCTTCCATATCAAAGATTTGGAGTACTTGATTATTCCTGCCAACGCCCGCAAACATTGGTTTATAGCGGTGATTGATATTCCAGAAGACCGTATCGAAATCTATAATTCACTACCTGGCCACTCGGTAGAAAAAGAAGTGGATCAAATAACTAACTGGTGGCTCTGGTATAGCAGTGAACTCTATGATACCGATACAGACGTTGCAAGCTGCCCAGTCATTTATCACCATAAAATCCGCCAAGCCGAAGGCAGCAATGACTGTGGAGTGGTAGCAAGTCTAGTTGCCACCTGCATTCCCCATGGCCTCCCCCCCACAAAAACCATACAGGAAAAGGGGCTAAATCAAGAGGGCCTTGGTAAAGTACGAGCAGTAATAAAAAGAGCTATTCAAGAAAACAATATTGACCCTTTATTGTCCATATTACGCACTGCAAATTAA